The genomic segment tttgtatttttttaaaaccaccTGTTCCAcggtttgaattaaatttttattgtaaaaaattataatgttgcgAAAACTTACGTTAATCAAGCTACATTTAGCGAAAAAAAATTGCGTTAAATTCTATGTATACAGAAATgtttttgacaatttaaaattttcggaTTTTATCggtaattactttatttttattttaataattatgaatacctagttactttattatattaaaaatttaaatatttatttaacaatatatacatatattatattagatccACCAAAGGAAAAAATCGATTATATTTATGAACAGAGTATTGgtgagtaattattttttaatattataaaatataaattttttttattatattatattttaaattaaatatttaatttataattaaaatttaaatatttatttaacaatatatttatacatattagatCCACCAAAGGAgccaaataataaaagtaatgaaCAATTAGTATTGTTGTTGACAACAAGTATTGgtgagtaattattttataatattataaaatatcaaatttttttaatatattatatattagagcAACCCAAAGATGAAGAAAAAAAGCCCTTGGTATgtcaaaataggaaaaaaaaaatgtttatgaaaatgTAANNNNNNNNNNNNNNNNNNNNNNNNNNNNNNNNNNNNNNNNNNNNNNNNNNNNNNNNNNNNNNNNNNNNNNNNNNNNNNNNNNNNNNNNNNNNNNNNNNNNCGTATTATTTAAGGGTTTGGTGGGGGATCGTACTTGTCTCTAAATTATCGTATTTCCCCATCAAGATCGTACCATTTGGCAGCACTGGACCCAAATTATCTCCAAGAAATAGTTCTTAACCAAGAACAAAATGAACATGAAAATCACCATCTTGAGTTTTAATATCTATCCCTTcattttcaagtatatttatttcgtttactagactttgtaaacatttatcatcaccaaatgatttaatatcaatatgtttTACTAGTGCAGCTAAAAATatagttgataattttaaattgttttcagatgatggaaaactataatataaagctGAAATAGATTGAAATGTAGCATGTGAGCCTAAgggattatttatttaaaattcatccatgtataaaaaaaatggaaatattattttttcattagaaAACAGAGAAACTTTTTGTTGCCAAAGACTTCCTTGAACAAAATGTTCAATAGAAGTACTTTGattgtttttatagtaatttaatcgAGTAGGTATACTGTTCTTTAAAATTATCTCCATTTTcgaagaatttttttaactgaaacTGTAAAGGTAAGAGAACACCTTTggtgatttttaattatagacaGATTCACCAGTACAGGGCAGATTTCATTATTAAcgataaattgatttattttaaataacaattcatACTTTATAAGCCAATTTACTAAGCGATACTCAGTGTTACAGTATAAAAAAGGATTTTCAATAACAGAAGCAATTCTATGAAATTTAGCAACCTTAATTGGTTCTTTAATTTCTTCATCTACTACATTCTTCAACATGGATACAattggtttaattattttatttaatataccagTTTGAATATTGGTAATATCTGctctagtaaaattattattattatgaaagtttACAACAAATTCTATTGCAGATTTATACAGAAATTGACTAACTAGATCAATATCAAATGgattattagttaaattatcaGTTGAaacattatcataaattaagttttcaatattttgtggtAGTAACGAAGAATTGAAACATGATTGGTCTTGTGGTTAATTATTTGATCGGATGTTTTTAGGGAAATGTTTATGTAGTATATGTCGTTTAAATGAAGCTAAGCATAGAAAAGATTGTGTAAAAGTCCCTTCACaacatgtataattaatatctgttttaagtaaatgaaaaattttaaaatgataaactaAAGATTTCCAATTATCAgcattaaatttacataaataacaaagcatttataaaaataaacttacaaaaATATCTAGCTACAATACACCGTCAGAAAGATACGGCAAAGTGTTGAAGTTCAATCATAAACCTTTTGAAGACACTTCTATCCACTAGATATTTGTTAAATGAATAAACACtgcctaaataaaaataaaaatatgtatacagggtgattcttttattaaacaacactcattatttgaaaaagtattgacttttttttcaaaattgtagttttacgctgttctagaattgtatattttttttatatttttcacccttatatttattaggtaaaccactatcaatttttgattttcaaatgacaacctatacttaaaatttcatttttgaataaaactatttttttcattaattattacgttcaaattttcatttttcgttaatccgttgatgagatattgcTCCTCAAAGTAAGGTGGTTTTTGGAGATAGTTATAGTGTGTAAATGTGTTATACCTCGTCAGTAGATACCGCAGCTATCAGGATTTTTATGTCCCAGGGCAAAAGATATCACACTTTTCAAATCAGTTCATAAAGTACTTAGAGcccctaaatgtattttattatatccatCTTTCAAGGAGTCATGAAGTCATGGATGCTGCCAAAGTTCGGTCCATTTGGATTAAAAATGAAACCATTGACGCTAgtttagaaaaacaatatacTGACGAAGCAATGAAATGGAGGAATGTATTGAAAaggttgataaaaattatactttccaTAACAGCAGGAAATTGTGCTTTAAGAGGAAATGAAGGAAGCCTTAAAATCAAGAATGCCACCGAAGGAAACTTTTTAAGAACAGTTCGATTACTCGCAGAGTTTGATCCTattctaaatagtattttacatgacgaaaatcaaaaaattaagtatCTAAGTTGGTCTGTTCAGAATGAGTTGTTAGACATTTTATCTACAGAGTTACgtcatttaatttgtaataatatacgatctagtagttttttttctgttatattaGACTCTACTCAAGACATAACCAAACAAGACCAAGTTAGTCTTGTAATTCGTTATACCACATTAGATTTTGAAaagaaacaaatacaaattaaagagTCATTTCttggtttttatttactatCCCATCATAGTGCAGCAAATTATGTGGAACTTTTACAAAAAACTTTAATGAAattggatttaaatattatgaaatgtcgGGGTCAAGGGTACGATGGGGCAGCAGTGATGAGTGGTTCAATAACAGGTGTTCAAAAACGAATTTGTGATATTGTGCCCAACGCTACGTTTGTTCATTGCTGTtcccataatataaatttagttttatgtgATGCTGCTAAAAGTTCAAGGaaaatacaatcattttttgATAGTGTGCaagacatttataatttttttagctcAAGTTCACCAAGATGGGCTCAGCTAGTCTTTGGTGAAGAGTACgggatgaaaataaataaaataactttaaaaaaagtgtgtcCTACTCGGTGGGAAGCAAGACATAAtgctttattttcattaaaacataGGTTTGTTGATGTTTTGAAAGCTCTTTCTAATATCCAGCTTTCAAGTTCCAAAAAAGATGAAATAAATATGgctacaactttaaaaaaaaaaatggaaaatgctGAATTTGTAATTATCCTATGTATATGGAAacccattttaaaatctttacaaGTGGCCTCAAAGAGTATGCAATCAGTAAATTTAAGCTTACAAAGAGCATCAACACAATTAGAAAGtgctattttaattatagaaaaGTTGCGGAATCAATATGACCAAATATTAGAAGATTCAAGAAATGTGTGTATGAAGTGGAATATATATCAGACACTTCTTTTCTTCCAGACTCTAAAGTTATGAGCAAAGAATTAAAATTGAGGTACATGTCCTATGTTCGCCTATGTTACAATGTTGACACAGTATATTTCAGAGCAATCATTTATCTGTACAACAGCTGACATATGGCCATGCAATAATAAAAGCTATTAAGGCATgacatgtaattttattaatgaaaaagatTCTAGTAGGCACTCGTATGCTTTGCGTTGTAAGCGTATTAAAGGTAGTCACACATATTTGAATATTGctgaagttataaataaaattacaaaaatattcaacatcaataattctaaaatttcTCATTGTGTGACCGATAATGCATCAAATTTTGGTAAAGCATTTAGGACATTTTCAATTCAGCCACAAGCAAATTCCTCCAACTCAAATGATGTAATAAATAACTGGTTTTGTAGTGTTAATGATGAATCAAATAGTGAAGAAAATAATTTGGAGGTTGATGATACTAGTGCAAATGTTGATGTTACTGAATTGTCGATAAtactttcaaattcaaattaaattaattcttcTGATAATGACGACGAAATTTGGTTACCAGATCATCTAACATGTGCAGCTCATACTTTGAGTTTAATTGCGATTACTGATCTAAATAGAATTGTAGACCAATCTTACAAACAAATGTCTAAgcctgtattttaaaaattatattctttctGGACTTTAGTTAGTAGGAGTTCTGTTGCATCAGACAAAATTGTTGATATATGTAACTGCAAATTTCCGGTAGCTATTATAACAAGGTGGAATTCACTATTTTTTgcggttaaaaaaatgttgattcatAAAGATAAACTAATAGATACATTTGAAGAACTAAAACTAAAGAAAGTAAAAATGTCTGAATGGAAATTCATTGAAGAGTATTGCTTAGTCGTGGAGCCTTTAGCCATGGCTCTTGACAAGTTGCAGGGTGAAAAATCTTGTTTCTTAGGATATGTTGCGCCAACAATTATTGCTCTAAGGCTCAAGTTTATTCAGTTTACACATTTAGTATACTGTAAACAATTGGctcatttattaattgttagttTCGAAAAAAGATTCACTTACTTATTTGACTTGGAACACTCAAAGAGTAAAGCTTTCATCTTGGCTACTATAAGTCATCCGAGGCTTAAACTTAAACTGAATTTGAGGGGGAGTTGGACGAGTCATATTCAAAAACCGTGTCATTTGAATTTGTGGTGGTTTTTTCATGGCGAGCTGCCTGTATAacgtttttagaatttttactatttttacctTTTCCGTTTTGCGGTGTAGTTTGAGACTGCGGCATATTATCTCAGGGCAAAGGTCGAGGGACGCTGCCCGTGACAGCGATAACGCGACGACTATTATTTAACagtgattgtattttttttttttttcatacagaTTTTGGTTAATTTAAATGTGAATTTACGCAGTTAACGCAATTTACGGGTTGTAAGTTTGAATTCACTTTGATTAATTGATAGCAATTTTCATTTGTCtatttgtacatataaaatttGTCACATTCGAACTGAAAAATAAGCGTGAACGAAACAATTGACGGAGCGTAATTAATTACGTGCGCGCCGAACAAGGTGCAATCCGCGActccaaacaaaatataaaccacAATACTAGAGTTGATGTATAATAAGACTGAAAGTGTTTTATAAAACTGTTCTGTAAATTTCCCGCAgtgaagtataataaataaaagaaaactaaCATGGTATTTTGTAGATAAGTAAAATGTcataaattgaacaaaaataactCCATATTATCTTgacataaattgattttatatattacatcctATACATCTTATCTTGTCGTTAACGAGGTAATCCATTCTTCCTGATCAGATTTTATTGACTACATTTGGACTTACACCTATGTTTGTAACATTGTAtagggtgatttttttaaatgttcacgtTACAATATGatctacttattttataaacttggACTCATTTGTAATGAGCACCTATGCTTCTCTTAGTAAGTTCTATTTTGTTGTTACTGTCTATTACTGgttttacctttttttaattattattttatttttatttgtatataatcgTGGTGTATTGTTAGGCGTctacctatttattgttatattattcatattcattaCTACAAATTGTGTTGTACTATTGGGCTCTTAGCCCGTTCATACATNNNNNNNNNNNNNNNNNNNNNNNNNNNNNNNNNNNNNNNNNNNNNNNNNNTTGGTAGAcacgatcatattttattatcacatatTGGTGAACCATTCAGAAAAAAGGATTTTActcgacacgacacgacacgggcaGTTGTGAACCCGCCTTTACAATAAACGATCTCGACGCAATGCGTCACATGAATTCAGTGTTCTATTTATTCATTACCTAAAACCTGTGTACTTGTACCTTCCTGCTACGGAGTCTGATACGAAGCGTATGTTGGTAAGTGCGGTTGCTAACACTGCAGCAACGACACCATCTTCACACCACCGGTAACCGCACGTGTACCACAATTCTTATGTCTGATTGACAgtaatcacgatttaagatagtactatcttgtgacagtaatcactaatcaattcaatttataattgtaaaatgtgaattataatttcaaatttgtattatttataatcttaacgtattaatattaagatgaatccaccaaaaagaaaaaatacgtTTATGGATAagtttgtttgtaaaatatcaaaaaataatgacgACAGAAGTAAAACTGATGATCAAATATCTACTCCAACATTAACAAGTTTGGACACAAAATGTGAAGTAGCACCTTCTAAactacaggtaggtacctactcataacattttttcctaataaataattattaagtatttatattttatatttattatttatgaatatttatttattcaaatgcaagcaaataataaacatgatattGGTCTTTTTCTTGGGGAGTCTGTTgacaatacattaaaatatgaaatgctTATGTCTCCATGGAACACCTGTAGTGCTTATGATTTTAAAGCAGATATTGATGTTGGTAAAAGACCTTTTTTGTTAGCTTGGCTTAAACAGCATGATTGGCTTTGCTACTCAGCCATTTTTAAAGGAGCTTTTTGcaaattttgtgttttgtttGAACCACCACAAAGGTGGAGTGCAAGGCGCATTCATAAAAACAGCGTTTATTAAGTACAAAAATTTCCACGCTCAGTCAAAGATACATTCAAAATGTTCTtggcatatatttttaatacagagTACTAAAAATTTTATAGCTATTATGGATGGTAAAAAAATAGATGTAcatcaaatgttaaaattttcagtgaaaaatgtaattgaatatAACAATCGTAAACTGCATTCAATAATTTCTTCTATTATTTTCCTTGGTGTACATGGAATACCACTTAGAGGAAAAAACTGATGACACagctatatttaataatttactacatTTTAGTGTTGAAAGCGGAGTGAAATGTTgaatgatcattttaaaaatagtgcTAAAAATGCAAGTTACATGTCTCATAGAATACAAAATgaacttataagtataataggtaatgtaataagtaatataactttaaaacgtgTCAAGGAAGCTGaatgttattcaatattagcaGATGAAACAATGGATAAAGCGGGAATAGAACGATTatcaatatgtttaaaatatgtgacTTATGAAAACAACCAAACAGTTATAAAAGAAGACTTTGTTGggtttattttattggaaaaattgGAGTCAGAAAGtatatcaaacaaaattatttctagtttaCAAGAATGAGGTTTGGATCTAAATAAATTGGAAGGACAAGGATATGATGGTGCTAGCACAATGGTTGGACATGTCAGTGGTGTACAAAAAAGAATAAGAGACAAGTATAAGAAAGCAGTTTTTGTCCATTGTGCTAGTCATAGATTAAACTTGGTTTTAAACGAACTGAACTCAGTTCCAAGTGTTCGGAGTACAACTGGTATTATTAAAGAAACTATACACTTTTTTAAAGAAAGTTCATTGCGTCGAATAGTTGCTCCAAGTCTTACGAAATTATGTGTTACTAGGTGGTCGGAGTCACATAAGgcattaagaaaatattatgaaaatgatgTCTTGATgtctcatataatattttgatgaaaatatacctacagttaATCATATTATGGTGTCATCAGTTTGTTTACTAAGTTTGTAATGAAACcataaaatactatacctaataatatgttatggctatgtataatatatgtataatataaacttttaccCCCCCTCCCCCAGTGAAAATTCCTACGGGCAATNNNNNNNNNNNNNNNNNNNNNNNNNNNNNNNNNNNNNNNNNNNNNNNNNNATACAAATTcagataaataatagtatattccTCTACacgaaaattattaaactaaagaaaatattgaaaatctattTATAAGTTAGATCGAAGTAAAACATCACTGAGaaagttataaaaaacaatctATGGAAtacaatgtcatataatatcACGTAAGAGCTATTCATTTATTAGCCTACTAATGGCGGACAATTTCCTTATCAGTTCANNNNNNNNNNNNNNNNNNNNNNNNNNNNNNNNNNNNNNNNNNNNNNNNNNNNNNNNNNNNNNNNNNNNNNNNNNNNNNNNNNNNNNNNNNNNNNNNNNNNGATCATTTACCACCAACTCTTGAGGCTCTTCAGTTTCACTTTCAATGTTTTCACTCACTTCTTGACCTTCTTGATCAAACAAATCATCTaaagagtaaaatatttattatgtagtatttattatgaaataaacatttttaagtaaattccaaacctatgtaaatatgttaGTTACCTAGTTCAACTTCTTCATTTTTCTCCCAAGCATTGGCGATAAAGTTGAGTAattttatacgtttttgaaACGCTGTCCCAGAAGCCTCAGAGGCCAAAGAAGCCAATCTTTTGGCTTGAACATAAGCTTGCTGGTATTTTTCGTGCTGattaaatatacgtttttttttttgcgacaACAGTGACTACGTTAACActgttttctatattattgGGCATAGTTGTTGAAGGAATTACCCTACATACGTCTTGGTAATACCTTCTGGTCCACCTATCTGCACACAACTCTGGACagtataatgataaatcatacaTCTTCCTCAGTCTAAATATGTGGTGGCACGGAAGACACATACTCGTGATAAAAGTGCACTCGCAAGTTGTAGTAGTGACATTTAAGACACCTTCTCCAGAATTAACAATGCCCGTCATGTTAAGGTGAGATAGAACTTGTACTTTGTCTATGTGGCTAATTTTTGATTGAACTAAATTAAATGCGTAAGGAgttaaataccaaaataattgttttatctcAGGTGCCAATCCAGCTACAAAACTAGGAGTTTTCGATAAACATTCGGTCGCTATGTGGTCTCGTTCCGTACGTAGCGTTACCATTAACATCTCGAGccctataaatacatatacaattataacagatgcataaaaatattatgccatTATACCCGCCGCGGAATAAGATGACTGCGTGGCGGGTATAGTTTTGCTTAAGTGAGTATACCTTGAAATAATTGATCTAATCTAGAAAATTTGGTAACAACTTGTGTTATTTTTTGGTTAATGCTTTCAAGACGATTATTTGTACGATTTCCTAAAACAATAAAGTTACATAACTGAAACCTGAcagttttaacatattataataaaattatacctagaGTCATAAATTTTGATTGGAAGTGTACAACCCATTCTGTTCTGATACCGTGCCAGTTTTTATTAAAGTAATCGATCACCGTCTTTAAATTGGTATCCATAAGTTTTTGGTGGATTTCGTCATAATTTAATTCGTTTTTAGCATAAACAATACTTTGTATTATTTCTAAACACATCAATCTTTCtcctacataaaaaaattcatcaaaactAATGCATTTAGTATTTCTTAACACTTTTTACCGgagtttattttcattttttcgcaGGTAATTTCCCTTGACATAGACCTCAAACAATGGAAAATGCAAATCAAAATTTGTCAATTGTGTAGTCAAAGAATACTGAAGTCTAATAGTTATATTACTAGTCAGCTAGAGATCAGTAAAATGTTGCTTTAAGATAGTTGTATAAATATCACTGGCAATTCCAAttctaaaaactatatatatataaatatataattgatccATATTGATCATATTCATCTATAGTTcaactaatacaaaaaacaaagatttttgtacaaattgttacacaaatctataatataaattttttatattatattatattactttattttatatttatattatttataatataaagtttttatatcATGCAGTAACGTTGATGTTAATAacgttatgtaaatatttaaatttatgcgggaaatattgttatattatcattatatcttTATCGGTTATCAGGGTCTAGTGACACTTATCAATTACGATAATTGATATCAGATATACTATCAGTATTAATATTACGTCCAATCAGGTGACAGGACGTGAAAATACATAGTTTCACGTCGGACGTGAAAATAGCCACTAcgtttgttaaatatatatatcactttTATTGGTATCTGTAGCttgaaaacaaattgttttaaactatttttactgtcaacaaaaaaatatattattaaatattaatataaatatatttttttttttcttaaacagaAAGACtgtttattgttgaaaataagtTCTTTAGAATTTTAACAGCGCACTAATTGTACTCACggcattgtttaatttttaatttattgattaaacatgatttttagttttgattgCGTTTGAATTATgtcaattaaatttacttttttagatTAGAGATGGTACTTCCAGAGCCGAAAGAAAAAATACAACGCGGGTAATAAGAGAATCAGTACAACAACTGAACAGAGACAGTgacttattaatgtttttgaagaGGACTGATCACCAAAATGATGGCTATGTTCCAGAACAAATTTGACTTTATCCCTGAGTatgttataaatactaaatactgtatatattttagtttaaataacattttctgGTTGttcacttataaaaatatagtacttaTCATTGTTGGAATTCTGTTATTgttcaatgttttattattcatagtattcattaattaacagtacatacatttattaaatttattgttattgaattattttatttataaaatgtattattattcaactatgttatttaataagtttGCAATTATTAgcttattgttattagtaaaaaattatattttcacatcTTTGTTAAAaagtatcatataattattatgagaaaaattgtaaaattgataaACTAGTGTACACTacttattacattgtttttatactactatgatttaaaaattaaaagttatgttatttttattaatattgaacttTAGAAGTCTAGATATTGGCAAATTGTCCACtgctttttgaataattttaattttaatatttaagtgtgtttcacatttttttactgtttcattattattgtaatttttaatatttaaattaaacatttttgtattcatCTAGGATAAGaatgttattattagtattattattattaagaggatgttacaCCTGCTCATGTAAAATATGCTGTATTGTACACATGTAAGACGAAGGAAACATGGGGGGGTtcgacatcctcttaaatatatcataaatatataatataatataatatgtatatatatatttactttatatatatgCGCATTTTCTTGAATTTGCTCCCTGGTTAATGTATACAattggtttattatataatcaccTTTCCTCAATTGATAATTGTATACCATCGACTTAACCAGAGGGTTAATGATATTTGAAGGGTACAGGGAAAAAACCagaaaagtcactttttttttatttcgagaaaaacgtgtttttaattttaaaacttaataatttttttttcaaaataaaatgttcgggTTAAATGACATAATGAACATTGAAAATATGTAGTAAACAGAATTAATCATATTTGAAATAGATAAgtacagttaaattaaaaatataatagaaaaatcatCCTTAGTCATATATTGTCCGGAAAAGAACCAAGTAAGTCATCTGAAACAGGGAAAAAACAAGGTATGTAGGCTTTtcgaaaatatattgattttcaaaaatgaatgatTATAAAACTTACAACACAAGGTGTTACTGATATTTTAACTTCTTAAAAAACTCCACAGCTTCAGGGCGACAAAATTTCATTAAGCTCATGATATCTTGATGCTTGGCTTGTGAAATACGAAGAGGACCTGcaaagtcaaaataaatatgaaaataaataattattgtatactataatactgtgatagtatttgcattaaaaaatacCTGAGTAACATCGAGTAGGAAGCTCAAATTCtcctttttttaatgttgatgcTTTTGACAGGCCTTTTTCAGGCTTTTTTATTACGTTAGAGAACATGGGCCCATTGTATGTGTCCCGCCATTTGAGTTGTCTAGGTTCGGTGGATGAGGCAATGATTTCTTTAATAGGCTGG from the Acyrthosiphon pisum isolate AL4f chromosome X, pea_aphid_22Mar2018_4r6ur, whole genome shotgun sequence genome contains:
- the LOC103311609 gene encoding zinc finger MYM-type protein 1-like → MDAAKVRSIWIKNETIDASLEKQYTDEAMKWRNVLKRLIKIILSITAGNCALRGNEGSLKIKNATEGNFLRTVRLLAEFDPILNSILHDENQKIKYLNSTQDITKQDQVSLVIRYTTLDFEKKQIQIKESFLGFYLLSHHSAANYVELLQKTLMKLDLNIMKCRGQGYDGAAVMSGSITGVQKRICDIVPNATFVHCCSHNINLVLCDAAKSSRKIQSFFDSVQDIYNFFSSSSPRWAQLVFGEEYGMKINKITLKKVCPTRWEARHNALFSLKHRFVDVLKALSNIQLSSSKKDEINMATTLKKKMENAEFVIILCIWKPILKSLQVASKSMQSVNLSLQRASTQLESAILIIEKLRNQYDQILEDSRNPQANSSNSNDVINNWFCSVNDESNSEENNLEVDDTSANVDVTELSIILSNSN